AGTACTCTTGAACAAACGATTACACTGGCATCGAATACCTCGCCCCTTCTGCATTTTGAGTTGCAAGTTGGGAGCGTAAAGCAATCTGTTACGGTCTCGACTCAGAGTGGAACGGCAAATGTCGACTCCGTCACACCGACCACGCTTGTAGGCCGTATCGATATCGCCCGGACTCCGGGAGCTGACCGAACCAACAGCCTGCAGATGATCACCAACTTTGTGCCCGGGGCCTATATTACTCACGACATGCTGCACATGCGTGGCGGCCATCAGGTGAGCTGGCAGATCGATGGCGTACAGATTCCCAACACCAATATCGCGAGCAATTTAGGCGCTCAGATTGATCCCAAAGACATCGACTATCTCGAAGTTCAGCGCGGAAGCTACAACTCCGATGTAGGTGATCGAACCTATGGAGTCTTCAATGTCGTGCCCAGAACCGGCTTCGAACGAAACAATGAGGGCGAAATCGTACTAAGTCTTGGCAGCTTCTTCCAGACGAATGACCAGATAAACTTTGGCAGTCATACCGAAAAATTTGCGTACTACACAAGCGTGAATGGAAATCGCAGCGATTACGGCCTCTCTCCCCCGATTGCCAAGGCGTATCACAATGCAGCGAACGGCTATGGCGGCTTCGCTTCGTTCATCTACAACCGGACTCCACAGGATCAGCTCAGGCTTATTACTCAACTCCGCACTGACTATTACCAAATCCCATACGATCCCGATCCGGACAGTGCAGAGAACCAGCAATACGATTCCAGTGGTTTGCGCGACGGACAACATGAGACAGACGGCATCGTGGCCTTTACCTGGGCGCACACCTTCAGCGCTTCAACATTGCTGCAGGCATCACCCTTCTATCACTACAACCGGGCAAACTACCAGCCGAACATCAATGATCTACCGGTTGCTACTACATCCGATCGTGTGTCCAGCTATGCCGGCGTTCAGGCGTCCATCACCACAATCATCGCGGGTAATACGTTGCAGGCAGGTTTTTACTCGTTCGGCCAACATGACAGCTACGCGTATGGCTCTATCTTCAACGATGGGAGCTATCCGAACTTTAAGCTCAACGATTCTGCGACCGGCGGCGTGTTCGAGGAGTTCGTCTCCGACAACTATAAAGTGACGTCGTGGCTTACTCTGATCGCCGGCTTGCGTCAGTCTCACTTCAGTGGCACCTTCACTGAAGACGCGACAAACCCTCGCGTGGGCGCCGCACTCCAAGTGCCGAAGCTCCACTGGGTCTTCCGCGGTTTCTATGGACGCTTTTACCAACCGCCGCCGTTGCTGACCGCTTCAGGCCCCATCGTTAATTACGCTAACAGTCAGAACACTACCTTTCTGCCATTGCACGGTGAGCGCGATGAGGAACATCAATTTGGGGTGCAGATTCCTCTTCGCGGTTGGCTGCTCGATGCCGACACCTTCAAGACGCGGGCCAACAATTTTCTGGACCACTCGAACGTCGGCGAATCTAGCATCTACTACCCGATAACCATCGATGGCGCGCTCATCCGAGGATGGGAACTAACACTCCGTTCTCCGCGTCTATGGCATGGCGGCCAGGCACACCTTGCCTACTCTAACCAGATTGGTGAACAACGGGGAGCCATCGCGGGCGGCCTTGTATGCTATCCAATCGCATCACGGGACTGCGCGGCAGATTTTACCTACAGCCCACTCGACCACGACCAACGCAATACGCTTAACGTAGGCTACAGCACGTCATTACCCTTTCGTGCGTTTGCCTCGACCAATGTGTACTATGGCTCAGGCTTTCACAATGGCTCGCCCAACGAACAATACCCAGACGAGTATCTCTCACAGCATACGACCCTCGATCTCGCCATTGGGAAGAGCATCGGTGAACGGACAATAATTTCAGTGAATGCGCTGAACGTTGGCAACCGAAGAGTTTTACTGGACAACAGCCTCACATTTGGCGGCTTTCACTATAACGATCCACGTGAAATCTATGGCGAGATTCGCTATCGCTTTCACTACTAATAATCTGAATCGATCTAGCCAGAGCAACAACCGGCGAGTTGCTCTTCGGGCCGAATTATTTCAGCGTCCCCACCAGACAATTCTTCTGAACGATGTAACTGAAGATGTTTTCAACACGAGGCTGGAAACGACGCTACACAAAGTGGGAAACACCAGGCATAAGCGCGCGGTCCCCCTTCGCTTGAATCCGGCGGGCCCGTTCTGTCCTGATCACGGGAAGGTATCACGAGCATCGAAGATATTGTTTCTTACAAATTCCGAGGCTGCACTGTGAAGCGGATTTGTTCGCTCCTTGTAGCCATCTTGATGATTCCACCGAATACAATTTCATACTTGACCTTATCGTCGTGAGACTGCACTTTGAACTCCTGCATCGCATCAACAATAGGAGGGATGACACAAACGTTGCTCGCCATCTCAGTAATGATTCGAATCCGAGAGGACTGTAGACATGATGTATTGAGACGATGGAGTTCTGTCCATCGTGTTTCAATATAGTTAAAGTAACCAACGGAAGATTTGATCTAACGTACATCGTTGCGTTGAGACAGTATTTTGCGCCATTCCGGGAGCAATTACCATAGCAACACGTTGATTTTCAAACCATGCCACAAACATGGAACTCGCAGCGCCGGATAAACGATTCAGATTCAACCATGTATAGTAGGCACCCATGTCGGCATCGATCAACGATCCTGCGGGGTCCAACTCTTGCGCATTATGGCTGGCTTGCACAAGATCATTCATGGGCTGTTCAACCTGCCTCGGCTGATAGCGCAACAACACGGTCTGAGGCTGGGCACGTCGCAGAATCTCTCGAGCTGACCACTGTACGAACGTCGTGCTGAAGAGTTGGGTTCCTGAACCTTCTGTAAGAAGACTCATTTGAAAATGTTGTAGAAGAGGACTCTGCCCCTCGACCGATCGTGCAAGATGAGATGGCTCTAACAAAGCCAACATACTCCGAAGTTCTTCTGGTCCACTTGTACCAGAGAGGCGAACACGATGCATCTCGCTAAGTATGGCTTCTCGGAGAGGTGCAAGGGCCGCATAGGAGAGTGTTGTGATGGTACCGTCCACGAAGCCTTCTGCCTCGGCGATACCTCCATCCACATACCAATGACCATACGGCATACGATTGGCCATCGCCCTTTCGTGAAGAACAGCAAAACATTGTTCGAGTCCGCGACTCGGATCAATATTGGCAAAGTAGGTGCCGTATGGTCTCAATTTACTGAATAGCCGCACTTCATCTGGTTGAGCATCACGGCCTATCACGACAACACAAAGTCTCTTCTGAGTTGGAGCCGCTGCAGTCTGAAGTTCATCAACGAATCGACCGTATTGGATCGCTGCAGTTCGGAAGGCGTCGATCGAACCCGAAGTCCATAGATAGGCAGTCAGCTTCTCTACGAATAGCTTTGGCTGCGAAAGCCATGGATAACGTTGCAGCTCAGGTGAAATCACCAATCGGCTGAAGCTATCCAGAATCTGCTGCAACCGTTCTTGTCTCGGCGGTTGCAGCCACTTTAGTTGGGCCTGTAACGCAGCCTGTTCCACCGGAAACCTCCAGTCATAAGAACTAATTTCCTGAGCGAGTAGAACAGCAAATGAAATTGGCAGAGAACATAAGAGAGATAGCTGTTCCGACATGAGTTGCCGTGCTTGCGGTGGGTAAGAAGAAAAGTCCGGGACTTTCGTTGATCCGATCATCAAAGAACCTCATGCAGAGGGCGTCCCTGGGCAAAACGGGCGTTGCATTGCAACATCGCTGCAAGCGTCGGAACAAGATCGATAGATTCAACGGGGCGATCGATGGTTATATTCTCCCGAATATTTGGGCCGAGAGCCATCATCCAGGTTGTGCGCGAGAGAGCATCACCGGTACGATGGTGCTGAAAACCGTTGCCACCAGCATCTGTATCGCTATCCCGCCCGAAATCCGGCAGTATGAATAAAGCGGTTTTCCCTTTATATTCGGGATGATTCTGGATAGATTGCCAGAGTTCGGCACAGAGCCGGTCTGAACGTCGGATCGCATCGGTATAAAGCGAGAAGGCGCCGGAATGTGCGATGTCGATATCGTGGAACGTGATCCACATGAAGCTCGGTGCGATCTTTTGCATCACATGCTGTGCGATATAAAGTGACAACTCATCCGGACTTCTAATCGTCCGCGCGTGTGCAAGAAAGTCGGCCATTGAAAATTGCAATAACTCTGTCAGATCACGCGCAGACATCACATGCTCGCTATCGGATGGGAGTTGGACAATCGATTCATAGTTATCCCGGAGTAAATGCTCGTAATCCATCCCTCGATTACCGTTCGCCACCTCTAAAAGCTGTTTCGGCAGCACTACTGTTGCTCCCAAGCCTTTGCCGTAGAGACGGTGCCTACTCTCTCCAATGTGATTGAATCCATTGCTTGGAGCAATGACCCAAGCATCGAAGGCTCGACGACGCCGATCACGACGGTAGTATTCAAAGATTGTGGGATTGGCAGGTGAGATCGGAGCAAAGTTGTTGAAGGTTTCATAACAGCCGGTGGCTAGGCTGGCCGTAGCCACATAGTGGCCAAGAATGCCGCGGTTCACGACCTGAGTAAAAAATGTCGCTTGGGGAATTAACTCACCCACGAGGTGAGGAATGTATTGCTGTCCTTCTGGAGCAAAGGTCTCTTCGTCACGCGCACCTCCCCCAAAGGTCACGACGATAACCTTTTCGGGACGTTCGGGAGAGATTGTTGCCCGAAGAGGCGAGAAGCTCATCCATGCTGAAGCCGCACCAACCTTAGCCACCGACTGGAGAAAGCGGCGTCGGTTGAGCGCTTGTGCAGCTGAAATGATCGAATCATACGGAGCCAACGTAACTCGATTCAAAATTGGATCTCCTACCAAAACACAAATCCATCGGCCTGATAGTCTAACGCGCGATGCGTCTCTCAAGGAGGAGCAAAATAGAAGAAGCAGAAAGGAGACGCTGTTCTTCGCAAAGCCCAGAGACGCATCGGGATGAGAGAAGTGGCCATATGAGCTTTGGTTAACGGGTTTCCGTGGACATAAGGCTACCCACGTCTGCTCCGTTGTTGGCCGAAAAGATCGCGCTGACGCGATAGGTCTGGGTGTCCTGACAGAGTGGGGAGAAGATCACGGGCAGATCAATCCTTCGGGTGGCACCGCTTGAAATTACCCCGAGTGGGAGTGGCGTAGGAAGACCGAGTTTCGCCTGACAGCCAGTCCCCTCCATCGTTGGAACAAGGATGAAGCTGTTCAACCAACTGTGCTGTGCAGGCGCGTTCCCAGTATTGGTGATCGCGAACTGCCAGACGCGGAGTCGATCGACACCAGTCTTACGGATAATGGATGCCGCAAGGTTGGAAGATCCCACCATCGGTCCGACGGTAATGCTGTCGAGCCCTGGCGCATAGCCCCCAGTATTGGGATTGGTGATCACGATCTTGTTCGCTCCAACGTTCAACTGAACAGGAAGTAAGACAGGGACAGGCGA
This portion of the Edaphobacter sp. 4G125 genome encodes:
- a CDS encoding TonB-dependent receptor; this encodes MRRLAYYLIFLWLFQSQAAHATIFGQIQGIVHDPQHRPVSGAKITIHAVHSDFAVSGQTDQEGSFHLTAIPLGEYVITVSQTGFSTLEQTITLASNTSPLLHFELQVGSVKQSVTVSTQSGTANVDSVTPTTLVGRIDIARTPGADRTNSLQMITNFVPGAYITHDMLHMRGGHQVSWQIDGVQIPNTNIASNLGAQIDPKDIDYLEVQRGSYNSDVGDRTYGVFNVVPRTGFERNNEGEIVLSLGSFFQTNDQINFGSHTEKFAYYTSVNGNRSDYGLSPPIAKAYHNAANGYGGFASFIYNRTPQDQLRLITQLRTDYYQIPYDPDPDSAENQQYDSSGLRDGQHETDGIVAFTWAHTFSASTLLQASPFYHYNRANYQPNINDLPVATTSDRVSSYAGVQASITTIIAGNTLQAGFYSFGQHDSYAYGSIFNDGSYPNFKLNDSATGGVFEEFVSDNYKVTSWLTLIAGLRQSHFSGTFTEDATNPRVGAALQVPKLHWVFRGFYGRFYQPPPLLTASGPIVNYANSQNTTFLPLHGERDEEHQFGVQIPLRGWLLDADTFKTRANNFLDHSNVGESSIYYPITIDGALIRGWELTLRSPRLWHGGQAHLAYSNQIGEQRGAIAGGLVCYPIASRDCAADFTYSPLDHDQRNTLNVGYSTSLPFRAFASTNVYYGSGFHNGSPNEQYPDEYLSQHTTLDLAIGKSIGERTIISVNALNVGNRRVLLDNSLTFGGFHYNDPREIYGEIRYRFHY
- a CDS encoding alkaline phosphatase family protein → MNRVTLAPYDSIISAAQALNRRRFLQSVAKVGAASAWMSFSPLRATISPERPEKVIVVTFGGGARDEETFAPEGQQYIPHLVGELIPQATFFTQVVNRGILGHYVATASLATGCYETFNNFAPISPANPTIFEYYRRDRRRRAFDAWVIAPSNGFNHIGESRHRLYGKGLGATVVLPKQLLEVANGNRGMDYEHLLRDNYESIVQLPSDSEHVMSARDLTELLQFSMADFLAHARTIRSPDELSLYIAQHVMQKIAPSFMWITFHDIDIAHSGAFSLYTDAIRRSDRLCAELWQSIQNHPEYKGKTALFILPDFGRDSDTDAGGNGFQHHRTGDALSRTTWMMALGPNIRENITIDRPVESIDLVPTLAAMLQCNARFAQGRPLHEVL